A window of Solanum stenotomum isolate F172 chromosome 3, ASM1918654v1, whole genome shotgun sequence contains these coding sequences:
- the LOC125860514 gene encoding G-type lectin S-receptor-like serine/threonine-protein kinase At1g61370: protein MSTDNLWEEQALPKDSSDLPLLDFAKLATATDNFSEINKIGAGGFGPVYKGKLEDGQVIAVKRLSSHSGQGIEEFKNEVLLISKLQHRNLVRVLAYCVHGKEKLLVYEYMANKSLDTLLFDSKKSHQLPWPKRFNMIQGIARGLLYLHRDSCLRVIHRDLKASNILLDDDMNPKISDFGLARIFQVTQELANTNRIAGTFGYMSPEYAMGGLFSEKSDVYSFGVLLLEIVSGKRNSGYYDHERHLNLLSYAWQLRTESNGLDLMDKSVLDSDSSATVLRCIHIGLLCVQDHAVDRPSVPSIVLMLSSEMDLPQPKEPTFIFQRWLNSDTQSQISKTQSVNDITVSVAEGR from the exons ATGTCTACAGACAATTTGTGGGAAGAGCAAGCATTGCCAAAAGATTCATCAGATCTACCACTTCTTGACTTTGCTAAACTGGCTACTGCAACTGATAACTTCAGTGAAATAAATAAGATTGGAGCAGGAGGATTTGGCCCCGTTTACAAG GGAAAACTGGAAGATGGACAAGTAATAGCTGTCAAAAGACTATCTAGTCACTCTGGACAAGGAATTGAAGAGTTCAAGAATGAAGTCTTGCTAATCTCCAAACTGCAGCACAGGAATCTCGTCAGAGTATTGGCCTATTGCGTTCATGGGAAAGAGAAGTTACTAGTTTATGAGTACATGGCTAACAAGAGTTTAGATACTTTGTTGTTTG ATTCAAAAAAGAGTCATCAGCTTCCCTGGCCAAAACGTTTCAACATGATTCAAGGCATTGCTCGTGGCCTTCTTTACCTTCACCGAGATTCTTGTTTAAGGGTCATTCACCGAGATCTGAAGGCAAGCAATATTCTGTTGGACGATGATATGAATccaaaaatttcagattttggatTGGCCAGAATTTTTCAAGTGACTCAAGAGCTAGCAAACACTAACAGGATAGCGGGAACATT CGGTTATATGTCACCAGAGTATGCAATGGGAGGACTATTTTCTGAGAAATCTGATGTCTACAGCTTTGGCGTATTACTACTAGAGATTGTCAGTGGAAAGAGAAACAGCGGATATTATGACCACGAAAGGCATCTCAACCTTCTCAGTTAT GCGTGGCAGCTGCGGACTGAAAGCAACGGACTAGACTTAATGGATAAATCAGTTTTGGACTCAGATTCCTCTGCAACAGTGCTGAGATGCATACATATTGGCCTGCTTTGTGTCCAGGATCATGCTGTTGATAGGCCATCAGTGCCGTCTATCGTTCTTATGCTAAGTAGTGAGATGGATCTTCCTCAACCAAAGGAACCTACATTTATATTTCAAAGATGGTTGAATTCTGATACCCAATCGCAAATCAGCAAAACTCAGTCTGTTAATGATATTACTGTCTCTGTGGCAGAAGGACGATAA
- the LOC125859161 gene encoding G-type lectin S-receptor-like serine/threonine-protein kinase SD1-29, translated as MAWPRWDFFLFLMLGRMFLAQVSAASDTLTQSQQLSLNQTLVSAGKICELGFFSPHSSRSLCLGIWFKNIPRQRILWVANRENPLPASDSTAILKIGGDGNLIIMDGNQNIIWSTNISVQSNKTTAVLTDKGEFILKDDVTGSSLWDSFNYPCDTLLSGMNIGYNTSSGVKLVLSSWQAENDPSPGKFTAGLSVEMPLQGFTWTNYSKPYWRGGPWDGANFIGIPAVDKGYASNINVIVNKQQESAFLSFNDFNNSDVIIMVLKPSGLLQMIVWVGELNAWQVTWEAPGNPCDVYGTCGPYSVCDMGKSPVCDCLRGFVPRSTDEWIRGNWTGGCVRRTKLLCEISTSGNATKGSESDNFLQLTEMKLPDHYTYFYVYDAQSCKEWCLNNCSCAAYAYPDRINCMVWTSELVDVQQFPYDGVDLFLRLAYSELGKFNSHHYA; from the coding sequence ATGGCATGGCCAAGATGggatttttttctgtttctgaTGCTCGGAAGGATGTTTTTAGCGCAAGTCTCTGCTGCAAGTGATACCTTAACTCAATCCCAACAACTGTCACTAAATCAGACACTTGTCTCTGCTGGAAAAATATGTGAGCTGGGCTTCTTCAGTCCACATAGCTCGAGGAGTCTATGTCTCGGAATTTGGTTCAAGAATATTCCTCGTCAGAGGATATTATGGGTAGCAAATAGAGAAAATCCACTCCCAGCTTCTGACTCAACTGCAATCTTGAAGATTGGAGGTGATGGGAACCTCATAATTATGGATGgcaatcaaaatatcatttggTCAACAAATATCTCTGTTCAGTCTAATAAGACAACTGCTGTACTTACAGACAAAGGGGAATTCATTCTTAAAGACGATGTCACGGGATCATCTTTATGGGATAGTTTTAACTATCCTTGTGATACTTTGTTATCAGGAATGAATATTGGATACAACACCAGTTCTGGGGTAAAACTTGTTTTATCGTCCTGGCAGGCTGAAAATGATCCATCTCCTGGAAAGTTTACTGCCGGACTATCGGTGGAGATGCCACTTCAAGGCTTCACTTGGACTAATTACTCAAAGCCTTACTGGAGAGGTGGACCATGGGACGGAGCGAACTTCATAGGCATACCTGCTGTTGACAAGGGGTATGCAAGTAATATAAATGTAATAGTAAACAAGCAACAGGAATCTGCCTTTCTCAGTTTCAATGATTTCAACAATTCTGATGTTATAATCATGGTCCTAAAACCATCAGGGCTATTGCAGATGATTGTATGGGTGGGAGAACTGAATGCATGGCAAGTCACATGGGAGGCACCAGGCAATCCATGTGATGTTTATGGAACTTGTGGTCCTTACAGTGTTTGTGACATGGGTAAGTCTCCAGTCTGTGATTGCTTGAGAGGATTTGTACCAAGGTCGACTGATGAATGGATCAGAGGAAATTGGACTGGTGGCTGTGTGAGGCGAACTAAACTTCTATGTGAAATCAGTACAAGTGGCAATGCTACAAAGGGATCCGAAAGTGACAACTTCTTGCAGCTGACAGAGATGAAACTGCCAGATCACTACACATATTTTTATGTCTATGATGCTCAGAGCTGCAAAGAGTGGTGCCTGAATAACTGTTCCTGTGCAGCATATGCATATCCAGATAGAATTAACTGTATGGTTTGGACTTCAGAACTTGTTGATGTTCAGCAGTTTCCATATGATGGTGTGGATTTGTTTCTTCGTCTTGCGTATTCTGAACTAGGTAAATTCAATTCTCATCATTATGCTTAG
- the LOC125859160 gene encoding G-type lectin S-receptor-like serine/threonine-protein kinase At1g61390, whose product MAWPRWDFFLFLMLGRMLLAQVSAESDTLTQSQQLSLNQTLVSAGKIFELGFFSPRSSRSLYLGMWFKNIPGQRIVWVANREDPLQASDSDASLKIGGMNIGYNTRSGLKLVLSSWQAENDPSPGKFTIGLSVEMPPQIFTWTNYSRPYWRGGPWDGGNFLGVPDDEKGYASDIKVIVNKQQESAFFSFNNFNVSNIIIMVLKPSGLLNMMEWLEDLNEWHVFWEAPVNPCDVYGTCGPYSVCDMGKSPVCDCLRGFVPRSTDEWIRGNWTGGCVRRTKLLCEISASGNATKGSESDNFLQLREMKLPDHYTYFYDFEAQICKEWCLNNCSCAAYAYPDGIKCMVWTSELMDVQQFPYDGVDLFLRVAYSELALDEDTTNAKLIIIFTTVSSILILAIFGCIFYRWKANQRGNRRNRVNDLTPAVRSQNSEYTSTDNLLEEQPLPTLLDFAKLAIATDNISEINKIGAGGIGPVYKGKLEDGQLVAVKRLSSHSGQGIEEFKNEILLISKLQHRNLVRVLAYCIHGQEKLLVYEYMANGSLDTLLFDSKKSYQLPWTKRFNMIQGIARGILYLHRDSCLRVIHRDLKASNVLLDDEMNPKISDFGLARTFQVTQELANTNRIAGTFGYMSPEYAMGGLFSEKSDVYSFGVLLLEIVSGKKNSRFYDDENHLNLLSYAWKLQTESKELDLMDKSILDSDSSATVLRCIHIGLLCVQDHAVDRPSMPSVVLMLSSETDLPLPKQPTFIFQRWLNSDTQSQISKAQSVNDITVSVAKGR is encoded by the exons atggCATGGCCAAGATGggatttttttctgtttctgaTGCTCGGTAGGATGCTTTTAGCGCAAGTCTCTGCTGAAAGTGATACCTTAACACAATCCCAACAACTGTCACTAAATCAGACACTTGTCTCTGCTGGAAAAATATTTGAGCTGGGCTTCTTCAGTCCACGTAGCTCGAGGAGTCTATATCTTGGTATGTGGTTCAAGAATATTCCAGGTCAGAGGATTGTATGGGTAGCAAATAGAGAAGATCCACTCCAAGCTTCTGATTCTGATGCAAGCTTGAAGATTGGAG GAATGAATATTGGATACAACACCAGGTCTGGGCTAAAACTTGTTTTATCGTCCTGGCAGGCTGAAAATGATCCATCGCCTGGAAAGTTTACTATTGGACTTTCGGTAGAAATGCCACCTCAAATCTTCACTTGGACTAATTACTCGAGGCCTTACTGGAGAGGTGGCCCATGGGATGGAGGGAACTTCTTAGGTGTACCTGATGACGAAAAGGGGTATGCAAGTGATATAAAAGTAATAGTAAACAAGCAACAGGAATCTGCCTTCTTCagtttcaataatttcaacgTTTCTAATATTATAATCATGGTCCTAAAACCATCAGGGCTATTGAATATGATGGAATGGCTAGAAGACCTGAATGAATGGCACGTCTTTTGGGAGGCACCAGTGAATCCATGTGATGTTTATGGAACTTGTGGTCCTTACAGTGTTTGTGACATGGGTAAGTCTCCAGTCTGTGATTGCTTGAGAGGATTTGTACCAAGGTCGACTGATGAATGGATCAGAGGAAATTGGACTGGTGGCTGTGTGAGGCGAACTAAACTTCTATGTGAAATCAGTGCAAGTGGCAATGCTACAAAGGGGTCCGAAAGTGACAACTTCTTGCAGCTGAGAGAGATGAAACTGCCAGATCACTACACATATTTTTATGACTTTGAGGCTCAGATCTGCAAGGAGTGGTGCCTGAATAACTGTTCCTGTGCAGCCTATGCATATCCAGACGGAATTAAGTGCATGGTTTGGACTTCAGAACTTATGGATGTTCAGCAGTTTCCATATGATGGTGTGGATTTGTTTCTTCGTGTTGCTTATTCTGAACTAG CTTTAGATGAAGATACAACGAATGCTAAACTTATCATCATCTTCACAACCGTTTCAAGCATTCTCATATTGGCCATTTTCGGATGCATTTTCTACAGGTGGAAAGCAAATCAAAGAG GAAATAGAAGAAATAGGGTTAATGACCTCACTCCAGCTGTTAGGTCTCAGAATTCAGAGTATACATCTACAGACAATTTGTTGGAAGAGCAACCATTGCCAACTCTTCTTGACTTTGCTAAATTGGCAATTGCAACTGACAACATCAGTGAAATAAATAAGATTGGAGCGGGAGGAATCGGTCCTGTTTATAAG GGAAAACTAGAAGATGGACAATTGGTAGCTGTCAAAAGATTATCTAGTCACTCTGGACAAGGAATTGAAgagttcaagaatgaaattttgcTAATCTCCAAACTGCAGCACAGGAATCTCGTCCGAGTATTGGCCTATTGCATTCACGGGCAAGAAAAGTTACTAGTTTATGAGTACATGGCTAATGGAAGCTTAGATACTTTGTTGTTCG ATTCAAAAAAGAGTTATCAGCTTCCCTGGACGAAACGTTTCAACATGATTCAAGGCATTGCTCGAGGGATTCTTTACCTTCACCGTGATTCATGTTTAAGGGTCATTCACCGAGATCTGAAGGCAAGCAATGTTCTCTTGGATGATGAAATGAATccaaaaatttcagattttggatTGGCTAGAACTTTTCAAGTAACTCAAGAGTTAGCAAACACTAACCGGATAGCAGGAACATT CGGTTATATGTCACCAGAGTATGCAATGGGAGGACTATTTTCTGAGAAATCTGATGTCTACAGCTTTGGTGTATTGCTACTAGAGATTGTCAGTGGAAAGAAAAACAGCAGATTTTATGACGATGAAAATCATCTCAACCTTCTCAGTTAT GCATGGAAGCTACAGACCGAAAGCAAAGAGTTAGACTTAATGGATAAATCAATTTTGGACTCAGATTCATCTGCAACAGTGCTGAGATGCATACATATTGGCCTGCTTTGTGTCCAGGATCATGCTGTTGATAGGCCATCAATGCCGTCTGTTGTTCTTATGCTAAGTAGTGAGACGGATCTGCCTCTACCGAAGCAACCTACATTTATATTTCAAAGATGGTTGAATTCTGATACTCAATCGCAAATCAGCAAAGCTCAGTCTGTTAATGATATTACTGTCTCTGTGGCCAAAGGCCGATAA
- the LOC125860517 gene encoding suberization-associated anionic peroxidase 2-like — protein MALGATHLSLALCLMALIVLVKADFDGKKEPINNILEQNSEMLTQDFCIFAAVGSVVAEAIARERRMGASLIRLFFHDCFVDGCDAGILLDDIPGRFQGEKTSPPNNNSVRGYQVIDQAKQRIKTMCPGAAVSCADILALAARDSVAMLGGIPYPVSLGRRDARTANFTGALTQLPAPFDDLNVQLKKFSDKGMSAREMVALVGSHTVGFARCVTLCDDRNINPAMKSTLKCGCPVSNNNTNLVPLDLITPDFFDKFYYEDLIRNQGLLFSDQVLMGSTATANVVRTYNSNPALFLREFNDAMIKMGNLPPSRGVQLEIRNVCSKVNGNSIADM, from the exons atggctTTAGGTGCAACTCATTTAAGCTTGGCACTTTGCCTTATGGCTCTAATTGTTCTTGTAAAAGCAGATTTTGATGGTAAAAAAGAGCCAATTAACAATATTTTGGAGCAAAATTCAGAAATGTTAACTCAAGATTTTTGTATTTTCGCGGCGGTTGGGTCAGTTGTGGCAGAAGCTATTGCGAGGGAGAGGCGAATGGGAGCATCTCTCATTCGCCTCTTCTTCCATGACTGCTTTGTCGAT GGATGTGATGCTGGAATTCTTCTAGATGATATTCCTGGAAGGTTCCAAGGAGAAAAAACATCACCACCAAATAATAATTCAGTGAGAGGTTATCAAGTAATTGATCAAGCTAAACAAAGGATTAAAACTATGTGCCCTGGTGCTGCTGTTTCTTGTGCTGATATTCTTGCCCTTGCTGCTCGTGACTCTGTTGCTATG TTGGGAGGAATTCCATATCCTGTGAGTCTAGGCCGGAGAGACGCAAGGACTGCGAATTTCACCGGCGCGTTAACCCAACTTCCAGCCCCATTCGACGATCTCAACgtccaattaaaaaaattcagcGATAAGGGAATGTCTGCTCGGGAAATGGTTGCGTTAGTCGGGTCCCACACAGTAGGATTTGCACGATGTGTGACATTATGTGACGACAGAAACATTAACCCGGCCATGAAATCAACACTAAAATGTGGTTGCCCTGTTAGTAACAATAACACAAACTTAGTACCATTGGATTTAATAACTCCTGATTTTTTCGACAAGTTTTATTACGAGGATTTAATTCGAAATCAAGGACTTCTTTTCTCAGACCAAGTATTGATGGGATCTACCGCGACTGCTAATGTTGTTCGGACCTATAATAGTAACCCTGCTCTATTTTTACGCGAATTCAACGATGCCATGATAAAGATGGGGAACTTACCCCCATCTCGTGGCGTTCAGTTGGAAATTCGCAATGTTTGTAGCAAGGTGAACGGTAATTCTATCGCGGACATgtga
- the LOC125860535 gene encoding calcium-binding protein KRP1-like codes for MAHALGHDVVFEDFFPSMVEKLGAEGFLKELSNGFRVLMDEEKEVITFESLKKNSELLGLKDNMSDDEVMCMLSEGDLDGDGCLNEMEFCVLMVRLSPDLMDISRMWLEETLAKL; via the coding sequence ATGGCTCATGCATTGGGGCACGACGTGGTGTTTGAGGATTTTTTCCCTTCTATGGTGGAGAAACTTGGAGCTGAGGGATTCTTGAAGGAGCTAAGCAATGGATTTAGGGTTCTAATGGATGAGGAGAAGGAAGTCATAACATTTGAGAGCTTGAAGAAGAATTCAGAGTTGTTGGGATTAAAGGACAATATGAGTGATGATGAGGTGATGTGCATGTTGAGTGAAGGTGATTTGGATGGTGATGGTTGTTTGAATGAAATGGAGTTTTGTGTATTAATGGTACGTTTAAGTCCTGATTTAATGGACATTTCAAGAATGTGGTTGGAGGAAACTCTTGCTAAGTTGTAA